From Marivirga harenae, one genomic window encodes:
- a CDS encoding sce7725 family protein yields MYYPLLRARQFELITIRELVSENAIQGVVTPIFEPVKETHNNLDIAFDIFQQGTQSAYLILNPDIGEIPGDGTHYLNYLISKQPGTYLPAFRYRSNGEYIRQAIENGNLENCMIICQNDVDANSIDFTQLAELRQVTAFNVEDPGRNRRLRRYLNSLQKTFIRLDDPFEKQIRNSDFLTIPEHLFSEEHLYFDTEDDFDGFSDYTVLASEFIEGGSTPRAVVIHLTYLQDQDEIWIRHFTSDTNDSIANVQGKFAEAAEKAVSFCRANGLSNAALEELFDHFDEQHYPGLGTVKKISMKNHILVVAGYLSGR; encoded by the coding sequence CAATTCGCGAATTAGTGTCCGAGAATGCCATACAAGGTGTAGTTACACCAATTTTCGAACCGGTAAAGGAAACACACAATAACCTTGATATAGCATTTGACATATTTCAACAAGGAACCCAATCTGCCTATTTGATTTTGAATCCTGACATCGGAGAAATTCCAGGAGATGGAACACACTACCTGAATTACTTAATTTCTAAGCAACCAGGCACTTACCTTCCAGCCTTTAGGTATAGAAGTAATGGAGAATACATTCGACAGGCAATTGAAAATGGCAATCTCGAAAATTGTATGATTATTTGTCAAAATGATGTAGATGCAAACAGTATAGATTTTACTCAATTGGCAGAATTAAGACAAGTGACTGCTTTTAACGTTGAAGACCCAGGAAGAAACAGAAGATTAAGACGATATCTTAATAGCTTACAGAAAACATTCATTAGACTAGATGATCCTTTTGAAAAACAAATTAGAAATAGTGACTTTCTAACAATTCCAGAGCATCTCTTCTCAGAAGAACATCTGTATTTTGATACGGAGGATGATTTCGATGGGTTTTCAGACTATACGGTTTTAGCCAGTGAATTTATTGAGGGAGGAAGTACACCAAGGGCAGTAGTAATTCATCTTACTTACCTACAAGATCAAGATGAAATTTGGATTAGACACTTTACTTCTGATACAAATGATTCAATTGCCAACGTTCAAGGGAAATTTGCAGAAGCAGCTGAAAAAGCTGTATCTTTTTGTAGAGCTAACGGACTTTCAAATGCAGCCCTTGAAGAACTGTTTGATCATTTTGACGAACAGCATTACCCAGGTCTTGGCACGGTTAAGAAAATCTCTATGAAAAATCATATCCTTGTTGTAGCAGGATATTTAAGTGGTAGATAA